The DNA segment GGCCAGCTACCTATTTATATAAATTTATCGTACCGTCTGTAAACGACAACGTGTTGCGTGTTGAAGAAGCGTTTAATTGTATGGGAGCGGTCATCAAAACGACTAAATCCAAAACCGGAAAATTCACGAGTATTTCTGTTGATGTTACCATGAAAGATTCCCAGGAGGTAATAGATAAATATATAGAGGTTTCCGTAATAGAGGGTATTATTTCCCTGTAAATTC comes from the Flavobacterium limnophilum genome and includes:
- a CDS encoding DUF493 family protein, with amino-acid sequence MDKNTQEFYDRLKVELDLSTTWPATYLYKFIVPSVNDNVLRVEEAFNCMGAVIKTTKSKTGKFTSISVDVTMKDSQEVIDKYIEVSVIEGIISL